Genomic window (Megamonas funiformis):
CTAGCGCAAAACTTAAGCTTAATTTTAGAGCTATTTTATTGTTTAACATCATCACTTACCTCAAATTTATAGCCAACTCCCCAGATAGTTTTTATTTCCCACTTACCATGAGGATATTTTTCCAATTTAGCACGCAATCTCTTTATATGGCTATCTACCGTTCTACTATCGCCAATATAATCATATCCCCATAATTTATTCAATAACATATCACGAGAAAAAACTCTATCTTTTTTAGTAGCTAAAGTCCATAAAATTTCAATTTCTTTTTTTGTAAGTGATAATACTTTATTATTTATACTCACTGTATAATCAACTAAATTTATCTGTAAATTATCATAACTAAAAACTTGTAAATTTTCTGTTTTAGGCTGAATACGTCTTAAAATAGCCTTTATTCTAGCCATTATCTCTCCTGGTGAAAAAGGTTTTACTATATAATCATCAGCGCCGATTTCCAGTCCCATAATCTTTTCAAAATCTTCACCACGAGCAGTAATCATTATAATTGGCACATTAGATGTTTTGCGAATTACTCGACATACTTCAAAACCATCTATTTTAGGCATCATGACATCTAATAAAATAATATCTGGTCTTTCCCTTTGAAATACATCTAAAGCCTCTTGTCCATCTACAGCAATAACAGTTTGATATCCTTCCTTTTTAGCATAAGCTTCTAAAATAGAAATAATTTGTTTATTATCATCTACAATTAAAACCTTCATAAAAAAACTCCCTTTATATCTATATTTTTTATTCTAAAAGTTTATAAAAAAAGTGCATAAGATAAAGTAAAAACTTTTTCTTACACACTTTTAGCTTACCCTATT
Coding sequences:
- a CDS encoding response regulator transcription factor translates to MKVLIVDDNKQIISILEAYAKKEGYQTVIAVDGQEALDVFQRERPDIILLDVMMPKIDGFEVCRVIRKTSNVPIIMITARGEDFEKIMGLEIGADDYIVKPFSPGEIMARIKAILRRIQPKTENLQVFSYDNLQINLVDYTVSINNKVLSLTKKEIEILWTLATKKDRVFSRDMLLNKLWGYDYIGDSRTVDSHIKRLRAKLEKYPHGKWEIKTIWGVGYKFEVSDDVKQ